In Isoptericola jiangsuensis, the following proteins share a genomic window:
- the trpS gene encoding tryptophan--tRNA ligase, which produces MSTTVQPVPTVPDLDASAVPPAGVDPHPGETASVRTARARSAEVEALIACDPRRFRVLTGDRPTGALHLGHLVGTLENRVRLQDAGVDVVVVVADYQVIADRDDAGDLPAVVREVVLDQLAAGLDPARSTIFAHSAVPALHQLLLPFLALVTVSELERNPTVKAEAVDAARRQGRGMSGLLLTYPVHQAADILAVHGNLVPVGTDQLPHLETTRTVARRFNQRFTAAQPYFAEPDALLTDTPTVLGDDGEKMSKSRGNVLELRASEDETAAYFRRARTDGDRHITFDPETRPEVANLLRIGAHFAGTTPQALAQSVGPAGAGRLKELVTDAVVEGLRPLRARRRDLAAEGPAVVADALARGAARVDAIAEATLQDVRELMRTVY; this is translated from the coding sequence ATGAGCACCACCGTCCAGCCCGTCCCCACCGTCCCCGACCTCGACGCGAGCGCCGTCCCTCCGGCAGGCGTCGACCCCCACCCCGGCGAGACGGCGTCCGTCCGCACCGCCCGCGCCCGCTCCGCGGAGGTCGAGGCGCTCATCGCGTGCGACCCGCGCCGGTTCCGCGTCCTCACGGGCGACCGCCCCACGGGTGCCCTGCACCTCGGCCACCTCGTGGGCACCCTGGAGAACCGGGTGCGGCTCCAGGACGCGGGGGTGGACGTCGTCGTGGTGGTCGCGGACTACCAGGTGATCGCCGACCGGGACGATGCCGGCGACCTGCCCGCCGTCGTCCGCGAGGTGGTCCTCGACCAGCTCGCGGCGGGCCTCGACCCGGCGCGGAGCACGATCTTCGCGCACTCCGCCGTCCCGGCGCTGCACCAGCTCCTCCTGCCGTTCCTCGCGCTGGTCACGGTCAGCGAGCTGGAGCGCAACCCGACGGTCAAGGCGGAGGCGGTGGACGCCGCCCGACGGCAGGGCCGCGGCATGTCCGGGCTGCTGCTCACCTACCCGGTGCACCAGGCGGCGGACATCCTGGCCGTGCACGGCAACCTCGTGCCCGTCGGCACCGACCAGCTCCCGCACCTGGAGACCACCCGCACGGTGGCACGTCGTTTCAACCAGCGGTTCACGGCCGCGCAGCCGTACTTCGCGGAGCCCGACGCGCTGCTCACCGACACCCCCACGGTGCTCGGCGACGACGGGGAGAAGATGTCGAAGTCGCGCGGCAACGTCCTCGAGCTGCGGGCGTCCGAGGACGAGACGGCCGCGTACTTCCGCAGGGCCCGCACCGACGGCGACCGGCACATCACGTTCGACCCCGAGACACGTCCCGAGGTGGCGAACCTCCTGCGGATCGGGGCGCACTTCGCCGGCACGACGCCGCAGGCGCTCGCGCAGTCCGTGGGTCCCGCGGGGGCGGGACGGCTCAAGGAGCTCGTCACCGACGCGGTCGTGGAGGGGCTGCGCCCGTTGCGCGCCCGGCGGCGTGACCTCGCCGCCG
- a CDS encoding MaoC family dehydratase, producing MSTVGGSDDAGTGPVEEVVQRGLWYDELREGVRYVHRPGRTITEADDTLFTAVTMNPQALHLDHAWAATQPFGRPLVNSMLTLATLVGLSVAHLTRDTIVANLGFTDVRFPAPVFHGDTLYGATTVEALRPSASRPGTGVVTLEHVGTNQDGVVVAVARRSVLVWTRAGYEARSREQEP from the coding sequence GTGAGCACCGTGGGCGGCAGCGACGACGCCGGCACCGGACCCGTCGAGGAGGTCGTGCAGCGCGGCCTCTGGTACGACGAGCTGCGCGAGGGCGTCCGCTACGTGCACCGGCCCGGCCGGACGATCACCGAGGCGGACGACACCCTGTTCACCGCGGTGACGATGAACCCGCAGGCCCTGCACCTCGACCACGCGTGGGCGGCCACCCAGCCGTTCGGGCGCCCCCTGGTCAACTCCATGCTGACCCTCGCCACCCTCGTCGGGCTGTCCGTCGCGCACCTGACCCGCGACACCATCGTCGCCAACCTCGGGTTCACCGACGTCCGGTTCCCCGCCCCCGTGTTCCACGGCGACACCCTCTACGGCGCCACCACCGTCGAGGCCCTGCGCCCGTCGGCGTCCCGGCCCGGCACCGGCGTCGTCACCCTCGAGCACGTCGGGACCAACCAGGACGGCGTCGTCGTCGCCGTCGCCCGCCGCTCCGTCCTCGTGTGGACGCGCGCCGGTTACGAGGCCCGCAGCAGGGAGCAGGAACCGTGA
- a CDS encoding acyl-CoA dehydrogenase family protein, which translates to MIADTSATVLTDDQRKLSATVREFADEVVAPAAYRYDTERRLPLEIIAQMGDLGLFGLPFPHEVGGQGQDYVSLCLAVEALARVDQSIAVTLEAGVGLGIMPIFRHGTPEQKERWLPDLVAGRALAAFGLTEAGAGSDAGATRTTARLEGGTGPGGGEWVIDGSKQFITNSGTPITSVVTITAVTDRRSDGTPELSSILVPAGTPGLTVGEPYDKVGWHTSDTHPLTLEGVRVPAANLLGERGRGYANFLRALDEGRIAFAALATGAAQGCLEEAVRYAREREVFGHAIGQNQHVAFMIARMQARVHAARLCWLDAALKQTHGQPFKAEASVAKLTAGEAAMANARDASQIFGGYGFLNENPVARHYRDAKVLEVGEGTTEVQLMILARDLLGAKVGG; encoded by the coding sequence ATGATCGCCGACACCTCAGCCACCGTCCTCACCGACGACCAGCGCAAGCTCAGCGCGACCGTCCGCGAGTTCGCCGACGAGGTCGTGGCGCCCGCCGCGTACCGGTACGACACGGAACGGCGGCTGCCGCTGGAGATCATCGCGCAGATGGGCGACCTCGGGCTGTTCGGGCTGCCGTTCCCGCACGAGGTCGGCGGGCAGGGGCAGGACTACGTGTCCCTGTGCCTGGCCGTGGAGGCCCTGGCCCGCGTCGACCAGTCGATCGCCGTCACCCTGGAGGCCGGGGTGGGGCTCGGGATCATGCCGATCTTCCGCCACGGCACGCCCGAGCAGAAGGAGCGGTGGCTGCCGGACCTGGTGGCCGGGCGGGCGCTCGCCGCGTTCGGCCTCACCGAGGCCGGCGCCGGGTCCGACGCGGGCGCGACCCGCACCACCGCCCGGCTGGAGGGCGGCACCGGTCCTGGCGGCGGCGAGTGGGTGATCGACGGCTCGAAGCAGTTCATCACCAACTCCGGCACCCCCATCACGTCGGTCGTCACCATCACCGCCGTCACCGACCGCCGGTCCGACGGCACGCCCGAGCTGTCCTCCATCCTCGTGCCCGCCGGCACCCCCGGGCTCACCGTCGGGGAGCCGTACGACAAGGTCGGCTGGCACACCTCCGACACCCACCCCCTCACCCTGGAGGGCGTCCGCGTCCCCGCCGCGAACCTGCTCGGCGAGCGCGGCCGCGGCTACGCGAACTTCCTGCGGGCGCTCGACGAGGGCCGCATCGCGTTCGCGGCGCTCGCCACCGGCGCCGCCCAGGGCTGCCTCGAGGAGGCGGTGCGCTACGCCCGCGAGCGCGAGGTGTTCGGCCACGCCATCGGGCAGAACCAGCACGTCGCGTTCATGATCGCCCGCATGCAGGCGCGGGTGCACGCGGCGCGCCTCTGCTGGCTCGACGCCGCGCTCAAGCAGACGCACGGGCAGCCGTTCAAGGCCGAGGCGTCGGTCGCGAAGCTCACCGCCGGGGAGGCGGCCATGGCGAACGCCCGCGACGCCTCCCAGATCTTCGGCGGCTACGGGTTCCTCAACGAGAACCCCGTGGCCCGCCACTACCGCGACGCCAAGGTGCTGGAGGTCGGGGAGGGCACCACCGAGGTGCAGCTCATGATCCTGGCCCGCGACCTGCTCGGCGCGAAGGTCGGGGGGTGA
- a CDS encoding biotin carboxylase N-terminal domain-containing protein, giving the protein MFTTVLVANRGEIACRVIATLRRLGIRSVAVATDPDAGARHVREADVTVPLGPARAYLDPDAIVAAALATGAQAVHPGYGFLSENPALARACAAAGLVLVGPPVEAVETMADKVAAKRLVAKHDVPVLPGTLDAGLDDDALLAAGADVGFPLLVKPVAGGGGKGMEVVRAAADLPAALASARRVAASAFGDDGLLLERLVDTPRHVEVQVLADAHGAVVHLGERECTLQRRHQKIVEEAPSPALDDATRARLGAAAREVARSVGYVGVGTVEFLVPAADPADFAFIEMNTRLQVEHPVTEMVTGVDLVEAQLRVAAGEPLWFAQEDVRVTGHAVEARVYAEAPDRGFLPSAGRVLLLDAAGAAAGPQAGPVRLDAGVSTGDVVTGDYDPMLAKAVAHGTDRAQALARLDGLLSRVAVLGVETNTGFLRDLLADDDVRAGRLDTGLVDRFVAARSASPADGTAHLVAAALLATGALDTAGVSAGPSLDPWAGDGWRLNGPPAAQVVGLRPPGGDAVEVRVTADGDGHVVAPDGTEPVRVTARSLTGARWSLALAVDRPVAVPVTAVRDADVAWVAVDGRATPWTVLDRTALAARRRAARATTAAGATHAGPVEVRAQMQGRVAATPHPDGHPVTTGTPVVVVEAMKMEHPLLAPTAGTLRLVVRPGDQVRLDQVVAVVEPEGAS; this is encoded by the coding sequence ATGTTCACGACAGTCCTCGTCGCCAACCGCGGGGAGATCGCGTGCCGCGTGATCGCCACGCTGCGCCGCCTCGGCATCCGGTCGGTCGCCGTGGCCACCGACCCCGACGCCGGGGCGAGGCACGTCCGCGAGGCCGACGTCACCGTCCCGCTCGGGCCCGCCCGCGCCTACCTCGACCCCGACGCGATCGTTGCCGCCGCGCTCGCCACGGGCGCGCAGGCCGTGCACCCCGGCTACGGGTTCCTGTCCGAGAACCCGGCCCTCGCCCGGGCCTGCGCGGCCGCCGGGCTCGTGCTCGTCGGGCCGCCCGTCGAGGCCGTCGAGACCATGGCCGACAAGGTCGCCGCGAAACGGCTCGTCGCGAAGCACGACGTGCCCGTGCTGCCCGGCACCCTCGACGCCGGGCTCGACGACGACGCCCTGCTCGCCGCCGGCGCCGACGTCGGGTTCCCGCTGCTCGTCAAGCCCGTCGCGGGGGGCGGCGGCAAGGGCATGGAGGTCGTCCGCGCGGCCGCCGACCTGCCCGCCGCGCTGGCCTCGGCCCGGCGCGTCGCCGCGTCCGCGTTCGGCGACGACGGCCTCCTGCTGGAACGCCTCGTGGACACGCCCCGGCACGTCGAGGTCCAGGTGCTCGCCGACGCCCACGGCGCCGTCGTGCACCTGGGGGAGCGCGAGTGCACCCTCCAGCGCCGCCACCAGAAGATCGTCGAGGAGGCGCCGTCCCCGGCGCTGGACGACGCCACCCGCGCCCGGCTCGGCGCCGCGGCGCGCGAGGTCGCGCGGTCCGTCGGGTACGTCGGCGTGGGCACCGTCGAGTTCCTCGTCCCCGCCGCCGACCCGGCCGACTTCGCGTTCATCGAGATGAACACCCGCCTTCAGGTCGAGCACCCCGTCACCGAGATGGTCACGGGCGTCGACCTCGTCGAGGCGCAGCTGCGCGTCGCGGCCGGGGAACCCCTGTGGTTCGCCCAGGAGGACGTCCGCGTGACCGGGCACGCCGTCGAGGCCCGCGTGTACGCCGAGGCGCCGGACCGCGGGTTCCTGCCGTCCGCCGGCCGCGTGCTGCTGCTCGACGCCGCCGGCGCCGCCGCCGGGCCGCAGGCCGGACCCGTCCGCCTGGACGCCGGGGTGTCCACCGGCGACGTCGTCACCGGTGACTACGACCCGATGCTCGCCAAGGCCGTCGCGCACGGCACCGACCGCGCGCAGGCCCTCGCCCGCCTCGACGGCCTGCTGTCCCGCGTCGCCGTGCTCGGCGTGGAGACCAACACCGGGTTCCTGCGGGACCTGCTCGCCGACGACGACGTGCGGGCCGGGCGGCTCGACACCGGTCTCGTGGACCGGTTCGTCGCCGCCCGCTCGGCCTCGCCCGCCGACGGGACGGCCCACCTCGTCGCGGCGGCACTGCTGGCCACCGGGGCGCTCGACACCGCCGGCGTGTCCGCCGGGCCCTCCCTCGACCCCTGGGCCGGGGACGGCTGGCGACTCAACGGCCCGCCCGCCGCGCAGGTCGTGGGGCTGCGCCCGCCCGGCGGGGACGCCGTCGAGGTGCGGGTCACCGCCGACGGCGACGGTCACGTCGTCGCGCCCGACGGCACCGAGCCGGTGCGCGTCACCGCGCGGTCCCTGACGGGGGCACGGTGGTCGCTGGCCCTCGCCGTCGACCGGCCCGTGGCCGTGCCCGTGACGGCGGTGCGCGACGCCGACGTCGCCTGGGTGGCCGTCGACGGCCGGGCCACGCCCTGGACCGTGCTCGACCGGACCGCCCTCGCCGCCCGTCGCCGTGCCGCCCGCGCCACGACGGCCGCGGGCGCTACGCACGCGGGACCCGTGGAGGTCCGCGCCCAGATGCAGGGGCGGGTCGCCGCGACCCCGCACCCCGACGGCCACCCGGTCACGACGGGCACCCCCGTCGTGGTCGTGGAGGCCATGAAGATGGAGCACCCGCTCCTCGCGCCGACCGCAGGGACCCTGCGGCTCGTCGTCCGCCCGGGCGACCAGGTCCGCCTCGACCAGGTGGTCGCCGTCGTCGAACCCGAAGGAGCGTCATGA
- a CDS encoding HpcH/HpaI aldolase/citrate lyase family protein, with protein sequence MTVPAFTGGPAVLFCPADRPDRYARAAASADVVVLDLEDGVGADDKDGARRSLRANPLDPARTVVRVNPAGSPHHGADLDALADTDYTCVMLPKADGRFVGPLLRHDGVPYAVVALCETATGVLAAPALAARPDVVALAWGAEDLFASLGGTSSRGADGRYRDVARHARSAVLLAGRAAGKPVLDAVHLALDDADGLREEAEDAAACGFAGTLCVHPAQVPVVRAAFAPSEVEVEQARALLAAAERTSSGVLRHDGRMIDAPLLAHARAVLARAGLDRAV encoded by the coding sequence GTGACCGTCCCCGCGTTCACCGGCGGCCCCGCCGTCCTGTTCTGCCCCGCCGACCGCCCCGACCGGTACGCGCGCGCCGCCGCGAGCGCCGACGTCGTCGTCCTCGACCTGGAGGACGGCGTCGGCGCCGACGACAAGGACGGCGCCCGCCGCTCCCTGCGCGCCAACCCGCTCGACCCCGCCCGCACCGTCGTCCGCGTCAACCCCGCCGGCAGCCCCCACCACGGCGCCGACCTCGACGCCCTCGCCGACACCGACTACACGTGCGTCATGCTGCCCAAGGCGGACGGCCGGTTCGTCGGCCCCCTGCTGCGCCACGACGGCGTCCCCTACGCCGTGGTCGCGCTGTGCGAGACCGCCACCGGCGTGCTCGCCGCCCCGGCGCTCGCGGCCCGGCCCGACGTGGTCGCGCTGGCGTGGGGCGCGGAGGACCTGTTCGCGTCCCTCGGCGGGACGTCCAGCCGCGGCGCGGACGGCCGGTACCGGGACGTGGCGCGGCACGCCCGGTCCGCGGTGCTGCTCGCGGGCCGGGCCGCGGGCAAGCCGGTGCTCGACGCCGTGCACCTGGCCCTGGACGACGCGGACGGGCTGCGCGAGGAGGCGGAGGACGCCGCCGCCTGCGGGTTCGCGGGCACGCTGTGCGTCCACCCCGCCCAGGTGCCGGTGGTACGGGCGGCGTTCGCCCCGTCGGAGGTGGAGGTCGAGCAGGCGCGCGCCCTCCTCGCCGCGGCCGAGCGCACGTCGTCGGGTGTGCTGCGCCACGACGGCCGCATGATCGACGCGCCGCTGCTCGCCCACGCCCGGGCGGTCCTGGCCCGCGCGGGCCTCGACCGCGCGGTGTGA
- a CDS encoding tRNA (cytidine(34)-2'-O)-methyltransferase, whose protein sequence is MTPPAPPSDPFVHVVYYEPRIPGNTGSAIRLAAVTGARLHLVEPLGFDLSEAKLKRAGLDYHDLAVMDVHPDFDAALDAVGAAAPGAPGARVLAFTAHADVTYTDVDYRPGDVLLFGPEPTGLPDDVLHHPRVTDRVRIPMLPGRRSLNLTNAASIVVYEAWRQAGFPGAAS, encoded by the coding sequence GTGACCCCGCCCGCCCCGCCGTCGGACCCGTTCGTCCACGTCGTCTACTACGAGCCCCGCATCCCCGGGAACACGGGGTCGGCGATCCGGCTCGCCGCGGTGACGGGTGCCCGGCTGCACCTGGTGGAGCCGCTGGGGTTCGACCTGTCGGAGGCGAAGCTGAAGCGGGCGGGCCTGGACTACCACGACCTCGCCGTGATGGACGTGCACCCGGACTTCGACGCCGCGCTGGACGCCGTGGGCGCTGCCGCCCCCGGGGCGCCCGGTGCGCGGGTCCTCGCGTTCACCGCGCACGCCGACGTGACGTACACCGACGTCGACTACCGCCCCGGCGACGTGCTGCTGTTCGGGCCGGAGCCGACGGGCCTGCCCGACGACGTCCTCCACCACCCGCGCGTCACGGACCGCGTGAGGATCCCCATGCTGCCGGGGCGCCGTTCGCTCAACCTCACCAACGCGGCGTCGATCGTGGTCTACGAGGCGTGGCGTCAGGCCGGGTTCCCCGGCGCGGCCTCCTGA
- a CDS encoding thymidine kinase, which produces MELSLVLGPMKSGKSLDLIAQVAPLAYSRLTCAVVQSARHVRDARIVSRTGASVPTIKLDTLEPLLHTDEDVVAIDEVHMFTPADVRVVEELVLRGTRVLACGIDLDHRGELFATIRALLELGPSEVRYRRAVCDRCQDLHAAFTQVLAGGLPFLEPLGASEPLPDDGTFTYEALCRRCFVLPETAIVTGSPGVPRATVRPRDA; this is translated from the coding sequence GTGGAGCTGTCGCTGGTGCTCGGCCCGATGAAGTCCGGCAAGTCGTTGGACCTCATCGCGCAGGTCGCGCCCCTGGCGTACTCGCGGCTCACCTGCGCCGTCGTGCAGTCCGCCCGGCACGTGCGCGACGCCCGCATCGTGTCCCGCACGGGAGCGTCCGTGCCGACCATCAAGCTCGACACCCTCGAACCGCTGCTGCACACCGACGAGGACGTCGTCGCCATCGACGAGGTGCACATGTTCACCCCCGCCGACGTGCGGGTCGTCGAGGAGCTGGTGCTGCGCGGCACCCGCGTGCTCGCGTGCGGCATCGACCTCGACCACCGCGGCGAGCTGTTCGCCACGATCCGTGCGCTGCTGGAGCTCGGCCCCAGCGAGGTGCGCTACCGCCGCGCCGTCTGCGACCGCTGCCAGGACCTGCACGCCGCGTTCACGCAGGTTCTCGCCGGCGGCCTGCCGTTCCTCGAACCGCTCGGCGCGTCCGAGCCGCTGCCCGACGACGGCACCTTCACCTACGAGGCGCTGTGCCGCCGCTGCTTCGTGCTGCCCGAGACCGCCATCGTCACCGGGTCGCCCGGCGTGCCGCGGGCCACCGTCCGCCCGCGGGACGCCTGA
- a CDS encoding AIM24 family protein: protein MRSSLFHHTEPEGEPGSFMLANKHMLKVDLTGSGGFFYAKQGSMVAYQGAVDFAYEGSGGVSKFLKKAFTGEGMSLMKVSGRGDVFLAQDADEVFILHLENESVTVSGDNILAFESTLAWDIRRVEGASVLTGGLFNTTFTGTGALAVTAYGTPIVLDVDEPTYVDMQSAVLWSTSLHSTVRRTATMGSMIGRGSGEAFQLGLHGPGFVVVQASEGHPLPNHNG from the coding sequence ATGCGCTCCAGCCTCTTCCACCACACCGAGCCCGAGGGCGAGCCCGGCTCGTTCATGCTCGCGAACAAGCACATGCTCAAGGTCGACCTCACCGGCTCCGGCGGGTTCTTCTACGCGAAGCAGGGCTCGATGGTCGCCTACCAGGGCGCCGTCGACTTCGCCTACGAGGGGTCGGGCGGCGTCTCGAAGTTCCTCAAGAAGGCGTTCACCGGCGAGGGCATGTCCCTGATGAAGGTGTCGGGCCGCGGGGACGTGTTCCTCGCGCAGGACGCCGACGAGGTGTTCATCCTCCACCTGGAGAACGAGTCCGTGACGGTCAGCGGGGACAACATCCTCGCGTTCGAGAGCACGCTCGCCTGGGACATCCGCCGCGTCGAGGGCGCGTCCGTGCTGACCGGCGGCCTGTTCAACACCACGTTCACCGGCACCGGCGCGCTCGCCGTCACCGCGTACGGCACACCGATCGTGCTCGACGTGGACGAGCCGACGTACGTCGACATGCAGTCCGCCGTCCTGTGGTCGACGTCGCTGCACAGCACGGTGCGTCGCACCGCCACCATGGGTTCGATGATCGGCCGCGGCTCCGGCGAGGCGTTCCAGCTCGGGCTCCACGGGCCCGGCTTCGTCGTCGTGCAGGCCTCCGAGGGCCACCCGTTGCCGAACCACAACGGCTGA